A single region of the Gossypium arboreum isolate Shixiya-1 chromosome 12, ASM2569848v2, whole genome shotgun sequence genome encodes:
- the LOC108476974 gene encoding cellulose synthase-like protein G3, which yields MITIHFTANFQPLTNMEKPPLSDYTATNAASAPPLLNTLTPSRRTSLNRAFAAVYTCAIVALFYRHTQTLFSSKTLVSFYVTLTLFVSDLILAFIWANGQAFRMRPVYRKEFPENLEKVVKTSDLPGLDVFICTADPYKEPPISVVNTALSVMAYDYPTEKISVYVSDDGGSAFTLFAFMEAARFAAQWLPFCRKNDIAKRNPDEFFATDYKMSSETEDIKIMYETMKMSVEHVVETGKISEEYNTSDDVRQAFSQWSIDGFTRQNHPTVIQVLLDKNKDKDITGNSLPNLVYVSRQKSKTSPHHFKAGALNVLVRVSAAMTNAPVILTLDCDMYSNDPTTPLRALCYILDPDMQSNLGYVQFPQEYHGLNKSDIYACEHKRLFKVHPIGYDGLSGPNYLGTGCFFRRRALYGGPSTLILPEIDGLSPDCVVNQPLTAPSVLELAHHVAGCNYENQTKWGSNIGLRYGSLVEDYYTGYRMKCEGWRSIFCYPETAAFLGDVPFNLLDVLSQNKRWAIGLLEVAFSRYSTITFGVKSMGLFMGLGYSYYAFWAILTIPITTYCLLPQLALLNELSIFPNVSDPWFLLYMFLFLGAYGQDLLEFVVHGGTIQRWWSDQRMWIMRGLSCYAFGLAEFVVKSIGIPTEGFNVTSKIINDEQSKRYEQGVFEFGVPSPLFVTLTMAAIINLLSFIVGLVHFIVDGGSNKEGLIMQLVLTGLIVMNCLPVYQAIALRSDKGKMPTKTTVTATFLASAVYVVASLFLK from the exons ATGATAACGATACACTTTACAGCTAATTTCCAGCCGCTAACAAATATGGAGAAGCCTCCTCTGAGCGATTATACCGCCACGAACGCCGCCAGTGCACCTCCGCTACTTAACACACTTACGCCTTCCCGCCGTACAAGCTTAAACCGTGCCTTTGCCGCAGTTTACACGTGTGCCATCGTAGCCTTGTTCTACCGCCATACACAAACACTCTTCAGCTCCAAAACCCTAGTTTCTTTCTACGTAACCCTTACGTTGTTCGTCTCCGACCTCATCCTTGCCTTCATCTGGGCTAACGGGCAAGCTTTCCGTATGCGTCCGGTTTACCGTAAAGAATTCCCCGAAAACCTCGAAAAGGTGGTGAAAACAAGTGATTTACCGGGGCTGGACGTGTTCATATGTACGGCAGACCCGTACAAGGAGCCTCCAATAAGTGTGGTGAACACGGCGTTATCCGTGATGGCATACGATTATCCGACGGAGAAGATATCGGTGTACGTGTCGGACGATGGAGGATCGGCTTTCACTCTCTTTGCTTTCATGGAAGCTGCTAGGTTTGCTGCCCAGTGGTTACCATTTTGTAGGAAGAACGATATAGCGAAAAGGAACCCCGATGAATTTTTTGCGACCGATTATAAGATGAGTTCTGAAACTGAAGATATTAAG ATAATGTACGAAACCATGAAAATGAGTGTCGAACATGTTGTTGAAACAGGAAAAATTAGTGAGGAATACAACACCAGCGATGATGTCCGTCAGGCTTTCAGTCAATGGAGTATTGATGGATTTACCCGTCAAAATCACCCCACAGTGATCCAG GTTTTATTGGACAAAAATAAAGACAAAGACATCACAGGCAATAGCTTGCCCAACCTGGTTTATGTCTCTAGGCAAAAAAGCAAGACATCCCCTCATCATTTCAAAGCCGGTGCACTTAATGTcctg gtCCGAGTTTCTGCTGCCATGACCAACGCACCTGTTATTTTAACCTTAGACTGTGACATGTACTCCAATGATCCCACAACACCTCTCAGAGCTCTGTGTTATATTTTAGACCCTGACATGCAGAGCAATTTGGGTTACGTTCAGTTTCCTCAAGAGTACCATGGGCTCAACAAGAGTGACATTTATGCTTGTGAGCATAAACGTTTGTTTAAAGTTCATCCCATCGGCTATGACGGATTATCCGGCCCTAATTATTTAGGAACTGGCTGCTTTTTTCGCCGGCGAGCTCTGTACGGCGGCCCTTCAACTTTGATTTTACCGGAAATCGATGGTTTAAGTCCTGATTGTGTCGTGAACCAGCCCTTAACTGCCCCATCGGTTCTTGAATTAGCACACCATGTTGCTGGATGCAATTATGAAAACCAGACCAAATGGGGGTCCAAT ATTGGGCTCAGATATGGATCACTTGTGGAGGACTATTACACAGGCTATCGTATGAAATGTGAAGGATGGAGGTCCATATTCTGCTACCCCGAAACGGCAGCGTTTTTAGGAGATGTACCCTtcaatcttcttgatgttctcaGCCAAAACAAGAGATGGGCAATTGGACTCCTGGAAGTGGCGTTTTCAAGATATAGTACCATAACATTTGGTGTCAAATCCATGGGGTTGTTCATGGGGTTAGGTTATTCATACTATGCATTTTGGGCCATTTTGACAATCCCAATCACTACGTATTGCTTACTCCCTCAGCTTGCTCTCCTTAATGAACTCAGTATCTTCCCAAACGTCTCAGACCCATGGTTTCTCCTTTACATGTTCCTTTTCCTAGGAGCATATGGGCAAGACCTGCTGGAGTTTGTGGTCCATGGGGGTACAATACAAAGATGGTGGAGTGACCAAAGAATGTGGATTATGAGAGGGCTTTCATGTTACGCCTTCGGATTGGCCGAGTTCGTGGTCAAGTCCATCGGCATTCCCACCGAGGGTTTCAACGTGACCAGTAAGATCATCAATGATGAGCAAAGCAAAAGGTACGAGCAAGGGGTGTTTGAGTTTGGGGTACCATCGCCCTTGTTTGTAACACTAACAATGGCAGCAATAATCAACCTGTTATCGTTCATCGTCGGACTGGTACATTTTATCGTCGATGGCGGTAGCAATAAGGAAGGGCTTATTATGCAGTTGGTGTTAACAGGGTTGATTGTGATGAATTGCTTGCCGGTTTATCAAGCCATAGCGTTGAGGAGTGATAAAGGGAAAATGCCTACTAAAACTACCGTTACGGCCACATTCCTAGCATCGGCTGTTTATGTAGTGGCTTCTCTGTTTCTCAAGTGA
- the LOC108477049 gene encoding 30S ribosomal protein S6 alpha, chloroplastic, with amino-acid sequence MASPTSALTNSPFCPHLLPQFSPLPVLSFTHSLKSIPPKLKSLISLKRDNHPSTLTVKAQTLDFSGSFFEGGFGSDDDPPSQPGSGITALEDKEEPQCPPGLRQYETMAVLRPDMSEDERLALTQKYEELLVAGGGMYIEVFNRGVIPLAYSIKKKNKAGETNAYLDGIYLLFTYFTKPESMTALEAALNTDDDVIRSTSFKIRKRKYN; translated from the exons ATGGCATCTCCAACTTCTGCTTTAACCAATTCCCCGTTTTGCCCCCATCTTCTCCCCCAATTCTCTCCTCTACCCGTCCTCTCCTTCACTCACAGCCTCAAATCTATCCCACCAAAGCTCAAGTCTCTGATTTCCCTCAAAAGAGACAACCACCCCTCAACCTTAACCGTCAAAGCCCAGACCTTGGACTTCTCCGGTTCATTCTTTGAGGGTGGCTTCGGCTCTGATGATGACCCGCCTTCCCAACCCGGCTCTGGCATAACCGCCTTGGAGGATAAAGAGGAACCCCAATGCCCACCGGGCCTCCGACAGTACGAGACAATGGCCGTCTTGAGACCCGACATGTCTGAAGATGAAAGGCTTGCTCTTACCCAGAAGTACGAGGAG CTTCTTGTCGCCGGTGGTGGCATGTATATTGAGGTATTTAATAGAGGGGTCATCCCATTAGCTTACAGCATCAAGAAGAAAAATAAAGCTGGGGAAACCAACGCTTACTTGGATGGCATTTACCTCCTCTTTACCTACTTTACAAAACCTGAGTCAATGACGGCTCTCGAAGCGGCGTTGAATACAGACGATGATGTTATCCGCTCAACCAGCTTCAAGATAAGGAAGAGGAAGTATAATTAG
- the LOC108477082 gene encoding protein ABIL3 isoform X2 — protein MSSVSVPQESSHSDELLMQQGLLFSDTLKDLKSLRKQLYSAADYFERTYNEEEQKEIVEDTLKDYAIKALINTVDHLGSVAYKVNNFLDDKMVEISGMDLRLSCLEQRLRTCREFVSLGGLSQQSLVFEAHKKHHKRYIFPVEQTLNDVAETIFEFHPDRMPARLDLHQFNNIGIQAVAAETPSESITDAIYALHSPQSLPRKSLRLFTSISMNQRQGQTLLATFCSRVLDLLCRDHHLRAIRLLKNGGRRSLGELFQCPLP, from the exons ATGAGTTCAGTTTCTGTTCCTCAAGAATCTTCCCACAGTGATGAACTGTTAATGCAGCAGGGTTTGCTTTTTTCAGATACTCTTAAG GATTTGAAAAGTTTAAGAAAACAGTTGTATTCTGCAGCAGATTATTTTGAAAGAACATATAACGAGGAAGAACAGAAAGAAAT AGTGGAGGATACTTTGAAAGATTATGCCATTAAAGCTTTGATCAATACTGTGGACCACTTAGGTTCCGTAGCATACAAAGTTAACAATTTTCTGGATGATAAGATGGTTGAAATTTCTGGGATGGACCTTCGTTTATCTTGCTTGGAACAG CGGTTGCGAACATGCCGAGAGTTTGTCAGCTTAGGGGGTCTCTCTCAGCAGTCATTAGTGTTTGAGGCACACAAAAAGCACCACAAGCGGTACATCTTTCCAGTTGAGCAGACCCTGAATGATGTTGCCGAAACGATATTCGAGTTCCACCCCGATAGAATGCCTGCTAGATTAGACTTGCACCAGTTTAATAATATTG GTATTCAAGCAGTAGCAGCAGAAACCCCTTCCGAATCCATCACGGATGCAATCTACGCGTTACACTCTCCACAATCTTTGCCAAGAAAAAGCCTCCGGTTATTTACCAGCATTTCAATGAACCAAAGACAAG GTCAAACTCTCCTCGCCACTTTCTGCTCCCGCGTTCTGGATCTCTTATGCAGAGATCATCATCTCCGAGCCATTCGACTGTTAAAAAACGG TGGCCGTCGGAGCCTCGGAGAACTGTTTCAATGTCCACTTCCCTAG
- the LOC108477082 gene encoding protein ABIL2 isoform X1: MSSVSVPQESSHSDELLMQQGLLFSDTLKDLKSLRKQLYSAADYFERTYNEEEQKEIVEDTLKDYAIKALINTVDHLGSVAYKVNNFLDDKMVEISGMDLRLSCLEQRLRTCREFVSLGGLSQQSLVFEAHKKHHKRYIFPVEQTLNDVAETIFEFHPDRMPARLDLHQFNNIGIQAVAAETPSESITDAIYALHSPQSLPRKSLRLFTSISMNQRQENRSNSPRHFLLPRSGSLMQRSSSPSHSTVKKRWPSEPRRTVSMSTSLAERERDKDMEQYSSKGKRLLKAMLSLRKSKKNVTLHKFLDEN, encoded by the exons ATGAGTTCAGTTTCTGTTCCTCAAGAATCTTCCCACAGTGATGAACTGTTAATGCAGCAGGGTTTGCTTTTTTCAGATACTCTTAAG GATTTGAAAAGTTTAAGAAAACAGTTGTATTCTGCAGCAGATTATTTTGAAAGAACATATAACGAGGAAGAACAGAAAGAAAT AGTGGAGGATACTTTGAAAGATTATGCCATTAAAGCTTTGATCAATACTGTGGACCACTTAGGTTCCGTAGCATACAAAGTTAACAATTTTCTGGATGATAAGATGGTTGAAATTTCTGGGATGGACCTTCGTTTATCTTGCTTGGAACAG CGGTTGCGAACATGCCGAGAGTTTGTCAGCTTAGGGGGTCTCTCTCAGCAGTCATTAGTGTTTGAGGCACACAAAAAGCACCACAAGCGGTACATCTTTCCAGTTGAGCAGACCCTGAATGATGTTGCCGAAACGATATTCGAGTTCCACCCCGATAGAATGCCTGCTAGATTAGACTTGCACCAGTTTAATAATATTG GTATTCAAGCAGTAGCAGCAGAAACCCCTTCCGAATCCATCACGGATGCAATCTACGCGTTACACTCTCCACAATCTTTGCCAAGAAAAAGCCTCCGGTTATTTACCAGCATTTCAATGAACCAAAGACAAG AGAACAGGTCAAACTCTCCTCGCCACTTTCTGCTCCCGCGTTCTGGATCTCTTATGCAGAGATCATCATCTCCGAGCCATTCGACTGTTAAAAAACGG TGGCCGTCGGAGCCTCGGAGAACTGTTTCAATGTCCACTTCCCTAGCTGAAAGAGAGAGGGATAAAGATATGGAGCAATATTCTAGCAAAGGCAAACGTCTCCTCAAGGCTATGCTGAGCTTGCGCAAGTCCAAAAAGAATGTCACATTGCACAAATTCTTGGATGAGAATTGA
- the LOC108477084 gene encoding bidirectional sugar transporter SWEET7, whose protein sequence is MVSHLVNTIRNVVGITGNVISLFLFLSPVPTFVRIWKKGSVEQYSPVPYLATLINCMVWVIYGLPMVHPNSTLVITINGAGTAIELVYLTLFLIFCHDKKKRLKVLLIALVEVVFMALVTALVLTLAHTTERRSMVVGIIAILFNIMMYASPLSVMKLVISTKSVEYMPFFLSLASFANGVAWTTYAFLPFDPFIAVPNGLGTLFSLAQLLLYATYYESTKRIIAARKETKMEVNLSEVVVNGNHDPKKTTRAT, encoded by the exons ATGGTGTCTCACCTAGTCAACACTATCCGAAATGTAGTTGGGATCACAG GGAACGTTATCTCTCTCTTCCTCTTCTTGTCTCCTGT GCCAACTTTTGTTCGGATTTGGAAGAAAGGGTCAGTGGAACAGTACTCCCCAGTCCCGTACCTGGCAACTTTAATCAATTGCATGGTTTGGGTCATTTATGGCCTGCCTATGGTTCATCCGAACAGCACCCTGGTTATCACCATCAATGGTGCAGGGACCGCCATTGAGCTCGTCTATTTAACCCTCTTCTTGATCTTTTGCCATGACAAGAAAAAGAGACTCAAAGTGCTGCTGATCGCGTTGGTCGAGGTAGTTTTCATGGCCCTTGTCACTGCTCTGGTTCTCACATTAGCTCACACCACTGAGCGCCGGTCCATGGTCGTTGGAATTATCGCAATTTTGTTCAATATCATGATGTATGCTTCGCCTTTATCCGTCATG AAACTGGTGATCTCAACAAAAAGCGTGGAGTATATGCCCTTTTTTCTCTCCCTGGCTTCCTTTGCCAATGGTGTTGCATGGACTACATACGCTTTCCTCCCTTTTGACCCATTCATTGCT gTTCCAAATGGATTGGGCACATTGTTTAGCTTAGCGCAGCTGTTGTTGTACGCCACATACTATGAGTCCACAAAGAGAATAATAGCAGCAAGGAAAGAGACGAAGATGGAAGTGAACCTATCTGAGGTGGTCGTTAATGGCAACCATGATCCCAAGAAGACCACCAGAGCAACTTAA
- the LOC108476965 gene encoding rsm22-cox11 tandem protein 2, mitochondrial yields MASLISETIQKIFTPETLRAAAKQSERCLVVPVRLRRAIKKYLREQEDPYMRRKVLRLSQSFSNIKDVNLQLVAETSKELVADPLKSMEQSQRWKIKSAYGDIGLTYRDDETVAYVASRMPAVYSACYRVLSEVRRRLPGFSPTKVLDFGAGTGSAFWAMREVWPKSVEKLNIVEPSQSMQRAGRSLVQDLKNLPLIHGYTSLQALTKEVRKSERQHDLVIASYVLGEIPSLKDRITIVRQLWNLTQDVLVLVEPGTPHGSNIISQMRSHILWMEKRKFRKAKVNKEDSKDLIDLRSGAFIVAPCPHDGHCPLEKSSKYCHFVQRLQRTTSQRAYKRSKGDPLRGFEDEKFSFIAFRRGQRPRDRWPLDGMKFETLKEQRAKRNPEDFEIEYEDLVDAEETSDMIPYEEEDPSAYDSDVMETDNIIDNDEDQEETVNANLGGGWGRIVFPPVRRGRQVHMNICRSTNPDASEGSFDHEVITQTKNPTLHLQARKSFWGDLWPSGRNVTTAAS; encoded by the exons ATGGCGTCCTTAATCTCAGAAACAATCCAAAAAATCTTCACCCCCGAGACCCTCCGTGCTGCAGCCAAACAGTCTGAACGTTGCCTCGTCGTTCCTGTTCGCCTTCGCCGTGCCATCAAGAAGTACCTCCGAG AGCAAGAGGACCCTTATATGCGAAGAAAAGTGTTGCGGTTATCTCAGTCTTTTAGCAATATTAAAGATGTGAATCTGCAACTCGTGGCTGAGACTTCAAAAGAGCTCGTTGCGGATCCTCTTAAGTCGATGGAGCAATCACAGAGATGGAAAATCAAGAGTGCTTATGGTGATATCGGTCTCACTTATAGAGATGATGAGACCGTTGCTTATGTTGCTTCCAGGATGCCCGCTGTTTACTCTGCTTGTTATAGGGTCCTTAGTGAG GTGAGGAGAAGGCTACCAGGTTTCTCTCCAACGAAAGTTTTGGATTTTGGTGCTGGTACTGGTTCAGCTTTCTG GGCAATGAGAGAAGTGTGGCCTAAATCTGTGGAGAAATTAAACATAGTGGAACCATCTCAATCTATGCAGCGTGCAGGTCGAAGTCTTGTACAAG ACCTGAAGAACTTGCCCCTTATTCATGGCTATACTAGCCTTCAAGCATTAACAAAAGAAGTTCGAAAGTCTGAGAGGCAACATGACCTTGTAATTGCT TCTTATGTGCTTGGAGAGATACCATCATTGAAGGACCGAATTACAATAGTGCGCCAACTTTGGAATCTTACACAGGATGTCCTG GTCTTAGTAGAACCAGGAACACCGCATGGATCTAATATTATATCCCAGATGCGATCTCACATATTGTGGATGGAAAAAAGA AAATTCCGTAAAGCCAAGGTGAACAAGGAAGATTCTAAGGATCTTATCGATCTTAGAAGTGGTGCATTCATTGTTGCTCCT TGCCCTCATGATGGGCATTGTCCATTGGAGAAATCCTCGAAATACTGTCATTTTGTTCAACGTTTGCAGAGGACAACTTCACAGCGTGCATACAAG CGCTCCAAGGGCGATCCTTTACGTGGCTTTGAAGATGAAAAATTTTCTTTCATTGCTTTCAGAAGAGGACAACGACCTCG GGACCGTTGGCCTCTGGATGGTATGAAATTTGAGACTTTGAAAGAGCAGCGTGCTAAGAGAAATCCTGAAGATTTCGAGATCGAATATG AGGATCTAGTTGATGCAGAAGAAACTTCTGATATGATCCCATATGAAGAGGAGGATCCAAGTGCATACGACTCCGATGTTATGGAAACCGATAACATCATAGATAATGATGAAGATCAAGAAGAAACCGTTAATGCTAATCTTGGTGGTGGTTGGGGAAGGATCGTCTTCCCTCCTGTTCGACGAGGCCGACAGGTTCACATGAATATTTGTCGATCAACCAATCCAGATGCCTCAGAAGGTTCATTCGACCATGAGGTTATCACACAAACTAAGAACCCAACATTGCATCTTCAAGCCCGAAAGTCTTTCTGGGGCGACTTATGGCCCTCGGGAAGGAATGTAACAACTGCAGCCTCATGA
- the LOC108477009 gene encoding dof zinc finger protein DOF4.6 isoform X2, with product MDTAQWPQEIVVKPIEEIVTNTCPKPTGLERKIRPQKEQALNCPRCNSTNTKFCYYNNYSLTQPRYFCKTCRRYWTEGGSLRNIPVGGGSRKNKRSSSSSSSSISTSLTSSKKLPGLVTPPSLSQCSTQNPKIHDGQDLNLAFPTASQGYRSLSELVQVPLENNNKSQIPSSSSSSPTTSQLSALELLTGITSRGFNSFIPMPVPDPNTVYTPGNFPMQDFKPTLNFSLDGLGNGYGSLHGVQETTGRLLFPFEDLKQVSTTTDIDQHKDQGGGDLFGFLHY from the exons ATGGATACTGCTCAATGGCCACAG GAGATAGTGGTGAAACCAATAGAAGAGATAGTCACAAATACATGTCCAAAGCCAACAGGTTTAGAGAGGAAAATAAGACCTCAAAAAGAACAAGCTTTGAACTGTCCAAGGTGCAATTCAACAAACACCAAATTCTGCTACTACAACAATTACAGTCTCACTCAACCTAGGTACTTTTGCAAGACTTGTAGAAGGTATTGGACTGAAGGTGGTTCCCTTAGAAACATCCCTGTTGGTGGTGGTTCAAGGAAGAACAAGAGATCATCTTCGtcatcctcttcttctatttCTACTTCTTTAACATCATCCAAAAAGCTACCTGGTTTGGTTACACCACCTAGCTTATCCCAGTGTTCTACTCAAAACCCTAAGATCCATGATGGTCAAGATCTCAACCTAGCTTTCCCTACAGCTAGTCAAGGCTATAGGAGTCTCTCTGAATTGGTTCAAGTTCCCTTAGAAAACAATAATAAGAGCCAAATCCCTAGctcttcttcttcatcacctactACTTCTCAACTTTCAGCTTTGGAGTTGCTAACTGGAATCACTTCCAGGGGGTTTAATTCTTTCATCCCCATGCCTGTTCCAGATCCAAACACAGTGTATACACCTGGTAATTTTCCCATGCAAGATTTTAAACCAACACTGAATTTCTCCTTGGATGGACTTGGAAATGGATATGGGAGTCTCCATGGTGTTCAAGAGACAACTGGGAGGCTTTTGTTTCCATTTGAAGATCTGAAACAAGTTTCCACTACAACTGATATTGATCAACATAAAGACCAAG GTGGGGGTGACTTGTTTGGATTTCTTCATTACTAA
- the LOC108477009 gene encoding dof zinc finger protein DOF4.6 isoform X3 gives MDTAQWPQEIVVKPIEEIVTNTCPKPTGLERKIRPQKEQALNCPRCNSTNTKFCYYNNYSLTQPRYFCKTCRRYWTEGGSLRNIPVGGGSRKNKRSSSSSSSSISTSLTSSKKLPGLVTPPSLSQCSTQNPKIHDGQDLNLAFPTASQGYRSLSELVQVPLENNNKSQIPSSSSSSPTTSQLSALELLTGITSRGFNSFIPMPVPDPNTVYTPGWLH, from the exons ATGGATACTGCTCAATGGCCACAG GAGATAGTGGTGAAACCAATAGAAGAGATAGTCACAAATACATGTCCAAAGCCAACAGGTTTAGAGAGGAAAATAAGACCTCAAAAAGAACAAGCTTTGAACTGTCCAAGGTGCAATTCAACAAACACCAAATTCTGCTACTACAACAATTACAGTCTCACTCAACCTAGGTACTTTTGCAAGACTTGTAGAAGGTATTGGACTGAAGGTGGTTCCCTTAGAAACATCCCTGTTGGTGGTGGTTCAAGGAAGAACAAGAGATCATCTTCGtcatcctcttcttctatttCTACTTCTTTAACATCATCCAAAAAGCTACCTGGTTTGGTTACACCACCTAGCTTATCCCAGTGTTCTACTCAAAACCCTAAGATCCATGATGGTCAAGATCTCAACCTAGCTTTCCCTACAGCTAGTCAAGGCTATAGGAGTCTCTCTGAATTGGTTCAAGTTCCCTTAGAAAACAATAATAAGAGCCAAATCCCTAGctcttcttcttcatcacctactACTTCTCAACTTTCAGCTTTGGAGTTGCTAACTGGAATCACTTCCAGGGGGTTTAATTCTTTCATCCCCATGCCTGTTCCAGATCCAAACACAGTGTATACACCTG GTTGGCTTCACTGA
- the LOC108477009 gene encoding dof zinc finger protein DOF4.6 isoform X1, with protein MDTAQWPQEIVVKPIEEIVTNTCPKPTGLERKIRPQKEQALNCPRCNSTNTKFCYYNNYSLTQPRYFCKTCRRYWTEGGSLRNIPVGGGSRKNKRSSSSSSSSISTSLTSSKKLPGLVTPPSLSQCSTQNPKIHDGQDLNLAFPTASQGYRSLSELVQVPLENNNKSQIPSSSSSSPTTSQLSALELLTGITSRGFNSFIPMPVPDPNTVYTPGNFPMQDFKPTLNFSLDGLGNGYGSLHGVQETTGRLLFPFEDLKQVSTTTDIDQHKDQGDSTGYWTGMLGGGSW; from the exons ATGGATACTGCTCAATGGCCACAG GAGATAGTGGTGAAACCAATAGAAGAGATAGTCACAAATACATGTCCAAAGCCAACAGGTTTAGAGAGGAAAATAAGACCTCAAAAAGAACAAGCTTTGAACTGTCCAAGGTGCAATTCAACAAACACCAAATTCTGCTACTACAACAATTACAGTCTCACTCAACCTAGGTACTTTTGCAAGACTTGTAGAAGGTATTGGACTGAAGGTGGTTCCCTTAGAAACATCCCTGTTGGTGGTGGTTCAAGGAAGAACAAGAGATCATCTTCGtcatcctcttcttctatttCTACTTCTTTAACATCATCCAAAAAGCTACCTGGTTTGGTTACACCACCTAGCTTATCCCAGTGTTCTACTCAAAACCCTAAGATCCATGATGGTCAAGATCTCAACCTAGCTTTCCCTACAGCTAGTCAAGGCTATAGGAGTCTCTCTGAATTGGTTCAAGTTCCCTTAGAAAACAATAATAAGAGCCAAATCCCTAGctcttcttcttcatcacctactACTTCTCAACTTTCAGCTTTGGAGTTGCTAACTGGAATCACTTCCAGGGGGTTTAATTCTTTCATCCCCATGCCTGTTCCAGATCCAAACACAGTGTATACACCTGGTAATTTTCCCATGCAAGATTTTAAACCAACACTGAATTTCTCCTTGGATGGACTTGGAAATGGATATGGGAGTCTCCATGGTGTTCAAGAGACAACTGGGAGGCTTTTGTTTCCATTTGAAGATCTGAAACAAGTTTCCACTACAACTGATATTGATCAACATAAAGACCAAGGTGATTCAACTGGTTATTGGACTGGTATGTTAGGTGGTGGATCATGGTAA
- the LOC108476845 gene encoding uncharacterized protein LOC108476845, with amino-acid sequence MYVRAVPTTDLNKNTEWFTYPGVWTTYILMVFISWLLVLSLFGTSAGTAWTIVHLAHFFVTYHFFHWKKGTPFADDQGIYNGLTWWEQIDNGKQLTRNRKFLTVVPVVLYLIASHTTDYQNPMLFFNTLAVFVLVVAKFPNMHKVRIFGINGEH; translated from the exons ATGTACGTGAGAGCGGTGCCAACGACAGATCTGAACAAGAATACGGAGTGGTTCACGTACCCAGGGGTTTGGACCACTTATATCTTGATGGTTTTCATTTCATGGCTCCTCGTTTTATCTCTCTTTGGCACCTCTGCTGGAACCGCTTGGACAATTGTTCATCTCGCGCATTTCTTT GTCACATATCACTTCTTTCACTGGAAGAAGGGAACACCGTTTGCTGATGACCAAGGTATCTACAACGGTTTGACTTGGTGGGAGCAAATAGACAATGGCAAGCAACTGACACGGAACAGGAAGTTTTTGACTGTTGTACCTGTTGTGCT GTACCTTATCGCCTCACATACAACAGATTATCAAAACCCAATGCTCTTCTTCAATACGTTGGCCGTATTTGTGCTGGTGGTTGCAAAGTTCCCCAACATGCACAAGGTCCGTATATTCGGAATCAACGGTGAGCATTGA